A region of Ornithodoros turicata isolate Travis chromosome 5, ASM3712646v1, whole genome shotgun sequence DNA encodes the following proteins:
- the LOC135394021 gene encoding chymotrypsinogen B-like — MPRRYHRCTLHSAAMEGIVVLAAALAFSHALPPGVYRSAGLGEDADPHKYPWLGALYTDDMFHCNAAVLNDSWILTNHLCLNFRLNNAWFGRYDLSVDEPSGQRRTFAEVVGHPQFNGTNFNYDFALLKLSTPLEFNEYVSAVALPNGDDDIQDATCTATGWNVYNRPDTYDPQGLDQLQVVPQKDCEEKYGPDRDYLVTETKFCASYAVCDDNLLQYALAAPMVCAKQDGKPQLSGLVEFATSCTKPRPPLVNRVGAAVKWITATITSK; from the exons ATGCCGAGACGATATCATAGGTGTACACTCCACAGCGCAGCCATGGAAGGTATCGTCGTCTTAGCAGCTGCCCTGGCTTTCAGCCACGCCTTGCCACCAG GCGTTTATCGCTCTGCGGGTCTCGGAGAAGACGCTGATCCTCACAAGTACCCTTGGCTTGGCGCCCTGTATACGGACGACATGTTTCACTGCAACGCAGCGGTGCTCAACGACAGCTGGATATTGACCAACCATCTATGCTTAAA TTTCCGCCTGAACAATGCCTGGTTTGGAAGGTACGATTTGTCGGTGGACGAGCCATCTGGTCAAAGACGGACTTTCGCAGAG GTCGTTGGGCACCCTCAGTTTAATGGGACGAACTTCAACTACGACTTTGCACTTTTGAAGCTCTCCACACCGTTGGAGTTTAATGAGTACGTGTCAGCAGTTGCCTTGCCAAATGGAGATGACGACATCCAAGATGCTACGTGCACAGCGACCGGCTGGAATGTGTACAACA ggccGGACACCTACGATCCTCAGGGGTTGGATCAGCTACAGGTAGTTCCTCAAAAGGATTGCGAGGAGAAATATGGTCCTGATCGCGATTATCTGGTCACCGAAACAAAGTTTTGTGCCAGTTACGCTGTCTGCGACGATAACCTTCTCCAG TATGCATTGGCAGCACCCATGGTATGCGCAAAGCAGGACGGTAAACCACAGCTGAGTGGTCTAGTTGAATTTGCGACGTCCTGTACTAAGCCTAGACCTCCCCTCGTTAACCGTGTCGGTGCAGCCGTCAAGTGGATCACGGCCACCATCACCAGCAAGTAG